From the Calliopsis andreniformis isolate RMS-2024a chromosome 4, iyCalAndr_principal, whole genome shotgun sequence genome, one window contains:
- the Tow gene encoding target of wingless isoform X2 yields the protein MWLKVLRQNITHFARRAKGSASVEQKNGNGNAKSNKTNNNGVEVNRNEEQNGTGDKGQAKKKPSAPGNGPLLQQREISNSQLDFFKMLDEKIDNGPDYDESLDDLTQTRAERVSSLLRQWELASVTELNNASPSTTKNRGSISIAPRQNMSAKDREGMRNIVGGRPESAPIYMRNANRVDGLQEIHHCPSPSMPRHVLESITQSPTQSLKNVTPPGSSSPTGFRYQDSYKECNANQPSAKTVKVHYTTTNSPMNGEYVTQQALYREQYLQQTGILPSQYSAGSPGGNVLRNNPYVQQYQIASPQHFSTPRKRGFNAAQMT from the exons ATGTGGCTGAAGGTGCTCAGGCAAAATATAACGCACTTTGCTCGCAGAGCGAAAG GTTCCGCGTCCGTGGAGCAAAAGAACGGAAACGGCAACGCGAAGAGCAACAAAACGAACAACAACGGGGTCGAGGTGAATCGAAACGAGGAGCAGAATGGAACGGGCGATAAGGGCCAGGCAAAGAAGAAGCCGAGCGCGCCTGGCAATGGTCCTCTGTTACAACAACG AGAGATATCCAACAGTCAGCTCGACTTCTTCAAGATGCTCGACGAGAAGATCGACAAT GGCCCAGATTACGACGAGAGCCTCgacgacctaacccagaccagagCTGAGCGGGTCTCGAGCCTTCTTCGCCAATGGGAATTGGCCAGCGTGACCGAGTTGAACAACGCATCTCCGTCAACGACGAAGAATCGCGGCTCCATTTCGATCGCGCCGCGGCAGAATATGAGCGCGAAGGACAGGGAAGGGATGAGGAACATAGTCGGCGGTAGGCCTGAGAGTGCTCCGATCTACATGAGGAACGCGAATCGCGTGGATGGTCTGCAGGAGATCCATCACTGTCCGTCTCCCAGCATGCCCAGGCACGTGTTGGAATCTATCACGCAAAGCCCTACGCAGAGCCTGAAGAACGTGACTCCTCCTGGCTCCTCGTCCCCCACTGGGTTTCGTTATCAGGACAGCTACAAGGAGTGCAACGCGAATCAGCCGTCCGCGAAGACCGTGAAGGTGCACTACACCACGACCAACAGTCCTATGAACGGGGAGTACGTGACGCAACAGGCGCTCTATCGCGAGCAGTACTTGCAACAGACTGGCATACTCCCCTCGCAGTACTCAGCCGGTTCGCCCGGTGGCAACGTCCTCAGGAACAATCCGTACGTGCAACAGTACCAGATCGCTAGCCCACAGCACTTCTCCACTCCCAGGAAACGAGGCTTCAACGCTGCGCAGATGACGTGA
- the Mtm gene encoding phosphatidylinositol-3-phosphate phosphatase isoform X1: MEKRGSAELLNIEQNNSKNASSDSLNSDSKSSSLNSKMGQESESWEKASHSKSFSSSSTSTDNNIVSALEARKDNQVKNLSSGETGPPLLNGERVQGITHEVTLVCPYSGPVRGVLSVTNYKLHFRSIDRETPYVVEVPLGVVSRIEKVGGASSKGENSYGIEVFCKDMRNLKFAHKQENHSRRDVFEKLQQYSFPLSHKLPLFAFEYSETFPENGWNVYEPIAELKRMGVNNDMWKISKINDTYSICDSYPAVWAVPTAATDEDLQASAAFRSRGRIPVLSWIHPESQATITRCAQPLVGVGGKRSREDERYVQLIMDANAQSHKLFIMDARPMPNAIANKAKGGGYESEDAYQNAELVFLDIHNIHVMRESLRKLKELCFPKIDEARWLSGIESSVWLKHIKYVLAGAVRIVEKVENHKTSVLVHCSDGWDRTAQLTALAMLMLDPYYRTIKGFEVLIEKEWLSFGHKFQQRIGHGDEHHSDADRSPVFLQFMDCVWQISRQFPNAFEFNEHFLITILDHLYSCRFGTFLFSSERERVQEQVKQKTVSLWSYTNSQLSLYQNPLYWSTPNYQLVLMPIASMRYIKPWKSLYCRWNPSMRQQDPVYQRTRELLVLKEQLEKQLEEGRREQASRANRSLTSPAPPRIHSPVHS, encoded by the exons ATGGAGAAAAGGGGCAGTGCTGAACTCTTGAATATAGAGCAAAACAATTCCAAAAATGCTAGCTCGGATTCCCTTAACTCAGACAGCAAGAGCAGTTCTCTTAACTCCAAAATGGGTCAAGAATCG GAAAGCTGGGAAAAAGCATCACATTCAAAAAGTTTTTCCTCAAGCTCTACATCTACAGATAACAATATTGTCTCTGCTTTAGAAGCTAGAAAAGACAATCAAGTAAAA AATTTATCCAGTGGAGAAACAGGTCCACCTCTTCTGAATGGAGAGCGTGTACAAGGCATAACTCATGAAGTAACTCTGGTGTGTCCTTACTCAGGGCCAGTTAGAGGTGTTCTTAGCGTTACTAATTACAAGCTTCACTTTCGAAGTATAGACCGAGAAACGCCGTATGTGGTCGAAGTACCTTTAGGCGTGGTCAGTAGAATCGAAAAAGTCGGCGGTGCCTCCAGTAAAGGTGAAAATTCCTACGGAATCGAAGTGTTTTGCAAGGACATGCGGAATCTCAAATTCGCCCATAAACAGGAGAATCATTCCAGGAGAGACGTTTTTGAGAAACTTCAACAGTATTCATTTCCCTTATCTCATAAGTTACCTCTCTTTGCATTCGAGTACTCTGAAACGTTTCCTGAAAATGGTTGGAATGTTTACGAACCTATAGCCGAGTTAAAAAGAATG GGAGTAAACAACGATATGTGGAAGATATCGAAAATTAATGACACGTATTCGATATGCGATAGTTATCCAGCTGTATGGGCAGTACCTACCGCAGCAACTGACGAGGATTTACAAGCGTCAGCGGCTTTTCGAAGCAGAGGAAGAATCCCAGTACTATCCTGGATTCATCCAGAAAGTCAAGCGACGATAACCCGTTGTGCTCAGCCTCTGGTAGGCGTCGGTGGCAAAAGGAGTCGCGAAGATGAGAGATACGTGCAATTAATAATGGACGCGAATGCGCAAAGTCACAAACTTTTTATTATGGATGCCCGACCGATGCCTAACGCAATAGCTAACAAAGCAAAGGGTGGTGGTTACGAGAGTGAAGATGCTTACCAAAATGCGGAGCTTGTATTCCTGGATATTCACAATATACATGTGATGAGAGAAAGCCTCAGAAAATTAAAAG AGTTATGTTTTCCAAAGATTGACGAAGCCAGATGGTTGTCAGGTATAGAATCTTCTGTTTGGTTGAAACATATTAAATACGTATTAGCAGGAGCGGTTCGAATAGTAGAGAAGGTTGAGAATCACAAGACTTCAGTATTGGTGCATTGTTCGGATGGTTGGGATAGAACAGCACAG CTCACAGCTCTTGCTATGTTAATGTTAGATCCGTATTATAGAACTATAAAGGGTTTTGAGGTTTTAATTGAAAAAGAATGGCTCAGTTTTGGCCACAAATTTCAACAG agAATCGGCCACGGTGATGAACATCATAGCGATGCGGATAGGTCTCCAGTATTTTTACAATTCATGGACTGTGTATGGCAAATAAGTCGTCAATTTCCTAACGCGTTTGAGTTCAATGAACATTTTCTCATCACCATTCTCGATCATTTATACTCCTGTAGATTTGGTACATTTTTATTTAGCAG CGAACGTGAGAGAGTACAGGAACAAGTGAAACAAAAAACTGTCTCTCTGTGGTCGTATACCAACAGTCAATTATCCCTCTATCAAAATCCACTGTACTGGTCTACTCCAAATTATCAACTTGTTTTAATGCCGATCGCCAGTATGAGGTATATCAAACCATGGAAAAGTCTCTACTGCAGGTGGAATCCTAGTATGCGACAACAG GATCCCGTATATCAACGAACAAGGGAACTTCTAGTCTTAAAGGAACAACTCGAGAAGCAACTCGAGGAAGGTCGTCGCGAACAGGCCTCCCGAGCAAATCGATCTCTAACGTCACCAGCACCGCCTAGGATACATTCTCCGGTTCACTCATAG
- the Mtm gene encoding phosphatidylinositol-3-phosphate phosphatase isoform X2, which translates to MLARIPLTQTARAVLLTPKWVKNRWEKASHSKSFSSSSTSTDNNIVSALEARKDNQVKNLSSGETGPPLLNGERVQGITHEVTLVCPYSGPVRGVLSVTNYKLHFRSIDRETPYVVEVPLGVVSRIEKVGGASSKGENSYGIEVFCKDMRNLKFAHKQENHSRRDVFEKLQQYSFPLSHKLPLFAFEYSETFPENGWNVYEPIAELKRMGVNNDMWKISKINDTYSICDSYPAVWAVPTAATDEDLQASAAFRSRGRIPVLSWIHPESQATITRCAQPLVGVGGKRSREDERYVQLIMDANAQSHKLFIMDARPMPNAIANKAKGGGYESEDAYQNAELVFLDIHNIHVMRESLRKLKELCFPKIDEARWLSGIESSVWLKHIKYVLAGAVRIVEKVENHKTSVLVHCSDGWDRTAQLTALAMLMLDPYYRTIKGFEVLIEKEWLSFGHKFQQRIGHGDEHHSDADRSPVFLQFMDCVWQISRQFPNAFEFNEHFLITILDHLYSCRFGTFLFSSERERVQEQVKQKTVSLWSYTNSQLSLYQNPLYWSTPNYQLVLMPIASMRYIKPWKSLYCRWNPSMRQQDPVYQRTRELLVLKEQLEKQLEEGRREQASRANRSLTSPAPPRIHSPVHS; encoded by the exons ATGCTAGCTCGGATTCCCTTAACTCAGACAGCAAGAGCAGTTCTCTTAACTCCAAAATGGGTCAAGAATCG CTGGGAAAAAGCATCACATTCAAAAAGTTTTTCCTCAAGCTCTACATCTACAGATAACAATATTGTCTCTGCTTTAGAAGCTAGAAAAGACAATCAAGTAAAA AATTTATCCAGTGGAGAAACAGGTCCACCTCTTCTGAATGGAGAGCGTGTACAAGGCATAACTCATGAAGTAACTCTGGTGTGTCCTTACTCAGGGCCAGTTAGAGGTGTTCTTAGCGTTACTAATTACAAGCTTCACTTTCGAAGTATAGACCGAGAAACGCCGTATGTGGTCGAAGTACCTTTAGGCGTGGTCAGTAGAATCGAAAAAGTCGGCGGTGCCTCCAGTAAAGGTGAAAATTCCTACGGAATCGAAGTGTTTTGCAAGGACATGCGGAATCTCAAATTCGCCCATAAACAGGAGAATCATTCCAGGAGAGACGTTTTTGAGAAACTTCAACAGTATTCATTTCCCTTATCTCATAAGTTACCTCTCTTTGCATTCGAGTACTCTGAAACGTTTCCTGAAAATGGTTGGAATGTTTACGAACCTATAGCCGAGTTAAAAAGAATG GGAGTAAACAACGATATGTGGAAGATATCGAAAATTAATGACACGTATTCGATATGCGATAGTTATCCAGCTGTATGGGCAGTACCTACCGCAGCAACTGACGAGGATTTACAAGCGTCAGCGGCTTTTCGAAGCAGAGGAAGAATCCCAGTACTATCCTGGATTCATCCAGAAAGTCAAGCGACGATAACCCGTTGTGCTCAGCCTCTGGTAGGCGTCGGTGGCAAAAGGAGTCGCGAAGATGAGAGATACGTGCAATTAATAATGGACGCGAATGCGCAAAGTCACAAACTTTTTATTATGGATGCCCGACCGATGCCTAACGCAATAGCTAACAAAGCAAAGGGTGGTGGTTACGAGAGTGAAGATGCTTACCAAAATGCGGAGCTTGTATTCCTGGATATTCACAATATACATGTGATGAGAGAAAGCCTCAGAAAATTAAAAG AGTTATGTTTTCCAAAGATTGACGAAGCCAGATGGTTGTCAGGTATAGAATCTTCTGTTTGGTTGAAACATATTAAATACGTATTAGCAGGAGCGGTTCGAATAGTAGAGAAGGTTGAGAATCACAAGACTTCAGTATTGGTGCATTGTTCGGATGGTTGGGATAGAACAGCACAG CTCACAGCTCTTGCTATGTTAATGTTAGATCCGTATTATAGAACTATAAAGGGTTTTGAGGTTTTAATTGAAAAAGAATGGCTCAGTTTTGGCCACAAATTTCAACAG agAATCGGCCACGGTGATGAACATCATAGCGATGCGGATAGGTCTCCAGTATTTTTACAATTCATGGACTGTGTATGGCAAATAAGTCGTCAATTTCCTAACGCGTTTGAGTTCAATGAACATTTTCTCATCACCATTCTCGATCATTTATACTCCTGTAGATTTGGTACATTTTTATTTAGCAG CGAACGTGAGAGAGTACAGGAACAAGTGAAACAAAAAACTGTCTCTCTGTGGTCGTATACCAACAGTCAATTATCCCTCTATCAAAATCCACTGTACTGGTCTACTCCAAATTATCAACTTGTTTTAATGCCGATCGCCAGTATGAGGTATATCAAACCATGGAAAAGTCTCTACTGCAGGTGGAATCCTAGTATGCGACAACAG GATCCCGTATATCAACGAACAAGGGAACTTCTAGTCTTAAAGGAACAACTCGAGAAGCAACTCGAGGAAGGTCGTCGCGAACAGGCCTCCCGAGCAAATCGATCTCTAACGTCACCAGCACCGCCTAGGATACATTCTCCGGTTCACTCATAG
- the LOC143177758 gene encoding nose resistant to fluoxetine protein 6, protein MEYRIILFLPGILASIQLIQGSQAGQVDTKTLKETLPVYAVVSNLDLLNSNQCKTELQRFRDGVDSGTLWSLRMLDASGEPGSGYTEGNNYWLGQVQQCNYLSANTSLPVSSKVLRNNSLFRDPTLEHPPFELRFFAARMLQNSTMQYHVEIRNENLVTLGLCMPASCTKGEVATLLEKILRDRTLLVSQLYAADFKLIEISDLMDDHQWLLSGKIILIILILSFSVGLVIMGTLYDLLVYQKRLQKKKELIAFENNNTAELKIDAEAKRETKLEKSEVSDTKPETKLGQIIMCFSAYTNLKGLFRTDTPSESLLMFHGLKLYGMIWIIIAHTIYFSNSFVGNRSIMYMTTGTLVAQAIGNATFSVDTFFCISGFLLAYAYLQAQKKEKVASWQTSVTHFYMMFLKRYIRLTPAYLLIIMISILNFSWYNRTSLFRDNERIDELCSKYWWRNLLYINNFFPWDDLCLSWSWYLTNDMQFFVFGSFLLVLSSIHLYAALSLGILSLIGSMFISGYIGYTVEYYITLDEMYANLETLYMRPWTRIPPFLVGMMTGCLLIKWDNKLHLSTKAKIVGWTLGILCNVSILFAPGFGEPPFTVSIFYITVARAAWGLGIMWIIIACLTNNGGIVNKFLSLRMWIPLSRLTYTFYLINPFLIISIYLASSYPSYSDILMTGASAFGIFLVSYVCAMALSLVGEMPAILLLRLFFNTTRQTK, encoded by the exons ATGGAGTACAGGATAATCCTCTTCCTCCCGGGGATCCTTGCCTCGATCCAGCTGATCCAGGGGAGCCAGGCGGGCCAGGTGGACACGAAGACGCTGAAGGAGACTCTGCCAGTGTACGCGGTCGTCAGCAACCTGGACCTCCTCAATTCCAACCAATGCAAGACGGAGCTGCAGAGATTTCGCGACGGTGTCGACAGCGGGACGCTGTGGAGCTTgagaa TGTTGGACGCCAGCGGGGAGCCAGGATCGGGGTACACCGAAGGGAACAACTATTGGTTGGGCCAAGTTCAGCAGTGCAACTACCTCTCGGCGAACACCTCGCTACCGGTGTCGTCGAAGGTATTGCGCAACAACTCTCTGTTTCGTGATCCGACATTGGAGCATCCTCCCTTCGAGCTTCGCTTCTTTGCGGCTCGGATGTTGCAGAACAGCACTATGCAATATCATGTGGAGATTCGTAACGAG AATCTGGTGACACTGGGGCTTTGCATGCCAGCGTCCTGCACGAAGGGTGAAGTAGCCACCCTGCTGGAGAAAATTTTACGAGACAGAACTCTGTTGGTCAGTCAGCTGTACGCCGCGGACTTTAAACTGATCGAGATCAGCGATTTGATGGACGATCATCAATGGCTTCTCAGCGGGAAAATTATCCTTATCAT ACTTATCCTATCATTCTCTGTGGGGCTAGTAATAATGGGCACACTCTACGATTTGCTCGTCTACCAAAAACGATTGCAGAAGAAGAAGGAGTTGATTGCGTTTGAGAACAACAACACCGCTG AATTGAAAATCGATGCTGAGGCGAAACGCGAAACGAAGCTCGAAAAATCAGAAGTTTCGGATACCAAGCCCGAAACTAAGCTCGGTCAAATCATCATGTGCTTCTCAGCTTATACGAACTTGAAGGGTTTGTTCAGAACAGACACACCATCGGAATCGCTGCTTATGTTCCACGGTCTGAAATTGTATGGAATGATATGGATCATCATAGCCCACACTATCTATTTTAGTAACTCCTTCGTAG GAAACAGATCGATAATGTACATGACGACCGGCACTTTGGTGGCCCAAGCGATCGGTAACGCGACGTTTTCCGTGGACACCTTCTTTTGCATAAGCGGATTCTTGCTGGCATACGCGTACCTTCAGGCGCAAAAGAAGGAGAAGGTCGCGTCCTGGCAGACGAGCGTAACTCACTTTTATATGATGTTTCTCAAACGATACATTAG GCTCACACCTGCGTACCTGCTCATTATTATGATTTCGATACTGAACTTCTCCTGGTACAACAGAACCTCGTTGTTCCGCGACAATGAGCGAATTGATGAATTATGCTCAAAATACTGGTGGCGAAATTTACTTTATATCAACAACTTCTTTCCTTGGGATGACTTG TGTCTTTCATGGAGTTGGTACCTGACCAATGATATGCAATTCTTCGTCTTTGGTTCATTTCTATTAGTATTATCATCGAT ACACTTATATGCTGCTCTAAGCTTAGGCATCCTATCGTTAATTGGATCAATGTTCATAAGTGGCTACATAGGATACACCGTAGAATATTATATTAC ATTGGATGAAATGTATGCAAATCTGGAGACGTTATACATGCGACCGTGGACCAGAATTCCACCGTTTTTGGTAGGGATGATGACAGGATGTCTTCTCATAAAATGGGACAACAAATTGCATTTATCAACG AAAGCCAAAATTGTAGGATGGACTCTTGGTATCTTGTGCAACGTTTCGATTCTTTTCGCCCCTGGATTTGGAGAACCACCTTTTACTGTTTCTATATTTTACATAACGGTGGCCAGAGCTGCTTGGGGTCTTGGAATAATGTGGATAATAATCGCGTGTCTCACAAACAACGGGG GTATCGTTAATAAGTTTTTGTCACTGCGAATGTGGATCCCCCTGAGTAGGCTAACGTATACTTTTTACCTCATAAACCCGTTTCTCATAATATCGATTTACTTAGCCAGTTCCTATCCAAGTTATAGTGACATTTTGATGACT GGCGCATCAGCTTTTGGTATATTTCTCGTTAGTTACGTATGTGCAATGGCGTTATCCTTAGTTGGAGAAATGCCGGCTATACTATTACTGCGATTATTTTTCAATACCACTAGACAGACGAAATGA
- the Mtm gene encoding phosphatidylinositol-3-phosphate phosphatase isoform X3, with protein sequence MEKRGSAELLNIEQNNSKNASSDSLNSDSKSSSLNSKMGQESNLSSGETGPPLLNGERVQGITHEVTLVCPYSGPVRGVLSVTNYKLHFRSIDRETPYVVEVPLGVVSRIEKVGGASSKGENSYGIEVFCKDMRNLKFAHKQENHSRRDVFEKLQQYSFPLSHKLPLFAFEYSETFPENGWNVYEPIAELKRMGVNNDMWKISKINDTYSICDSYPAVWAVPTAATDEDLQASAAFRSRGRIPVLSWIHPESQATITRCAQPLVGVGGKRSREDERYVQLIMDANAQSHKLFIMDARPMPNAIANKAKGGGYESEDAYQNAELVFLDIHNIHVMRESLRKLKELCFPKIDEARWLSGIESSVWLKHIKYVLAGAVRIVEKVENHKTSVLVHCSDGWDRTAQLTALAMLMLDPYYRTIKGFEVLIEKEWLSFGHKFQQRIGHGDEHHSDADRSPVFLQFMDCVWQISRQFPNAFEFNEHFLITILDHLYSCRFGTFLFSSERERVQEQVKQKTVSLWSYTNSQLSLYQNPLYWSTPNYQLVLMPIASMRYIKPWKSLYCRWNPSMRQQDPVYQRTRELLVLKEQLEKQLEEGRREQASRANRSLTSPAPPRIHSPVHS encoded by the exons ATGGAGAAAAGGGGCAGTGCTGAACTCTTGAATATAGAGCAAAACAATTCCAAAAATGCTAGCTCGGATTCCCTTAACTCAGACAGCAAGAGCAGTTCTCTTAACTCCAAAATGGGTCAAGAATCG AATTTATCCAGTGGAGAAACAGGTCCACCTCTTCTGAATGGAGAGCGTGTACAAGGCATAACTCATGAAGTAACTCTGGTGTGTCCTTACTCAGGGCCAGTTAGAGGTGTTCTTAGCGTTACTAATTACAAGCTTCACTTTCGAAGTATAGACCGAGAAACGCCGTATGTGGTCGAAGTACCTTTAGGCGTGGTCAGTAGAATCGAAAAAGTCGGCGGTGCCTCCAGTAAAGGTGAAAATTCCTACGGAATCGAAGTGTTTTGCAAGGACATGCGGAATCTCAAATTCGCCCATAAACAGGAGAATCATTCCAGGAGAGACGTTTTTGAGAAACTTCAACAGTATTCATTTCCCTTATCTCATAAGTTACCTCTCTTTGCATTCGAGTACTCTGAAACGTTTCCTGAAAATGGTTGGAATGTTTACGAACCTATAGCCGAGTTAAAAAGAATG GGAGTAAACAACGATATGTGGAAGATATCGAAAATTAATGACACGTATTCGATATGCGATAGTTATCCAGCTGTATGGGCAGTACCTACCGCAGCAACTGACGAGGATTTACAAGCGTCAGCGGCTTTTCGAAGCAGAGGAAGAATCCCAGTACTATCCTGGATTCATCCAGAAAGTCAAGCGACGATAACCCGTTGTGCTCAGCCTCTGGTAGGCGTCGGTGGCAAAAGGAGTCGCGAAGATGAGAGATACGTGCAATTAATAATGGACGCGAATGCGCAAAGTCACAAACTTTTTATTATGGATGCCCGACCGATGCCTAACGCAATAGCTAACAAAGCAAAGGGTGGTGGTTACGAGAGTGAAGATGCTTACCAAAATGCGGAGCTTGTATTCCTGGATATTCACAATATACATGTGATGAGAGAAAGCCTCAGAAAATTAAAAG AGTTATGTTTTCCAAAGATTGACGAAGCCAGATGGTTGTCAGGTATAGAATCTTCTGTTTGGTTGAAACATATTAAATACGTATTAGCAGGAGCGGTTCGAATAGTAGAGAAGGTTGAGAATCACAAGACTTCAGTATTGGTGCATTGTTCGGATGGTTGGGATAGAACAGCACAG CTCACAGCTCTTGCTATGTTAATGTTAGATCCGTATTATAGAACTATAAAGGGTTTTGAGGTTTTAATTGAAAAAGAATGGCTCAGTTTTGGCCACAAATTTCAACAG agAATCGGCCACGGTGATGAACATCATAGCGATGCGGATAGGTCTCCAGTATTTTTACAATTCATGGACTGTGTATGGCAAATAAGTCGTCAATTTCCTAACGCGTTTGAGTTCAATGAACATTTTCTCATCACCATTCTCGATCATTTATACTCCTGTAGATTTGGTACATTTTTATTTAGCAG CGAACGTGAGAGAGTACAGGAACAAGTGAAACAAAAAACTGTCTCTCTGTGGTCGTATACCAACAGTCAATTATCCCTCTATCAAAATCCACTGTACTGGTCTACTCCAAATTATCAACTTGTTTTAATGCCGATCGCCAGTATGAGGTATATCAAACCATGGAAAAGTCTCTACTGCAGGTGGAATCCTAGTATGCGACAACAG GATCCCGTATATCAACGAACAAGGGAACTTCTAGTCTTAAAGGAACAACTCGAGAAGCAACTCGAGGAAGGTCGTCGCGAACAGGCCTCCCGAGCAAATCGATCTCTAACGTCACCAGCACCGCCTAGGATACATTCTCCGGTTCACTCATAG
- the Tow gene encoding target of wingless isoform X1, producing MGCGQSKIGNIYPKNKKNKNNGSKKNGDSVGSASVEQKNGNGNAKSNKTNNNGVEVNRNEEQNGTGDKGQAKKKPSAPGNGPLLQQREISNSQLDFFKMLDEKIDNGPDYDESLDDLTQTRAERVSSLLRQWELASVTELNNASPSTTKNRGSISIAPRQNMSAKDREGMRNIVGGRPESAPIYMRNANRVDGLQEIHHCPSPSMPRHVLESITQSPTQSLKNVTPPGSSSPTGFRYQDSYKECNANQPSAKTVKVHYTTTNSPMNGEYVTQQALYREQYLQQTGILPSQYSAGSPGGNVLRNNPYVQQYQIASPQHFSTPRKRGFNAAQMT from the exons GTTCCGCGTCCGTGGAGCAAAAGAACGGAAACGGCAACGCGAAGAGCAACAAAACGAACAACAACGGGGTCGAGGTGAATCGAAACGAGGAGCAGAATGGAACGGGCGATAAGGGCCAGGCAAAGAAGAAGCCGAGCGCGCCTGGCAATGGTCCTCTGTTACAACAACG AGAGATATCCAACAGTCAGCTCGACTTCTTCAAGATGCTCGACGAGAAGATCGACAAT GGCCCAGATTACGACGAGAGCCTCgacgacctaacccagaccagagCTGAGCGGGTCTCGAGCCTTCTTCGCCAATGGGAATTGGCCAGCGTGACCGAGTTGAACAACGCATCTCCGTCAACGACGAAGAATCGCGGCTCCATTTCGATCGCGCCGCGGCAGAATATGAGCGCGAAGGACAGGGAAGGGATGAGGAACATAGTCGGCGGTAGGCCTGAGAGTGCTCCGATCTACATGAGGAACGCGAATCGCGTGGATGGTCTGCAGGAGATCCATCACTGTCCGTCTCCCAGCATGCCCAGGCACGTGTTGGAATCTATCACGCAAAGCCCTACGCAGAGCCTGAAGAACGTGACTCCTCCTGGCTCCTCGTCCCCCACTGGGTTTCGTTATCAGGACAGCTACAAGGAGTGCAACGCGAATCAGCCGTCCGCGAAGACCGTGAAGGTGCACTACACCACGACCAACAGTCCTATGAACGGGGAGTACGTGACGCAACAGGCGCTCTATCGCGAGCAGTACTTGCAACAGACTGGCATACTCCCCTCGCAGTACTCAGCCGGTTCGCCCGGTGGCAACGTCCTCAGGAACAATCCGTACGTGCAACAGTACCAGATCGCTAGCCCACAGCACTTCTCCACTCCCAGGAAACGAGGCTTCAACGCTGCGCAGATGACGTGA